In Vitis vinifera cultivar Pinot Noir 40024 chromosome 11, ASM3070453v1, a genomic segment contains:
- the LOC100246245 gene encoding AAA-ATPase At5g57480, producing MKEFWSSLASLLGVLAFCQSILHAVFPPELRFAVLKLFKRLFNCSSYCYFDITEIDGVNTNELYNAVQLYLSSSASITGSRLSLTRALNSSSTTFGLSNNDSLVDTFNGVSVLWEHVVTQRQSQTFSWRPLPEEKRGFTLRIKKGDKHLILNSYLDYITEKANDIRRKNQERFLYTNSRGGSLDSRGHPWESVPFKHPSTFDTLAMDPTTKKEIMDDLRDFSNGQTFYQKTGRAWKRGYLLYGPPGTGKSSMIAAMANFLGYDVYDLELTEVHTNSELRKLLMKTSSKSIIVIEDIDCSINLGNRKKSNSGGRQGYDGTPHEMRGGGGAGAGEDGVNSITLSGLLNFTDGLWSCCGSERIFVFTTNHIEKLDPALLRSGRMDMHIFMSYCTFPALKILLQNYLGFSEPDMGLQIMEEIEAVIDKAQMTPADISEVLIKNRRHKDKALSELLEALRNMAERRKKENWRSAREKNSTEVEEEEQEKRALENPKQGCDEEFEESCKKEEEDDEEKLN from the coding sequence ATGAAGGAGTTTTGGTCGTCTCTTGCGTCCCTTCTGGGGGTGCTGGCCTTCTGCCAGAGCATCCTCCACGCCGTGTTCCCGCCGGAGCTCCGGTTTGCAGTGCTGAAGCTCTTCAAACGCCTCTTCAACTGCTCCTCCTACTGCTACTTCGATATCACTGAAATCGATGGCGTCAACACCAACGAGCTCTACAACGCTGTCCAGCTCTACCTGAGCTCCTCCGCCTCCATCACCGGCAGCAGGCTGAGCCTCACCCGGGCCTTGAATTCCTCGTCCACCACCTTCGGCCTCTCCAACAACGACTCCCTGGTGGACACCTTCAACGGGGTCTCCGTCCTCTGGGAGCACGTCGTGACGCAGCGGCAGTCACAGACCTTCTCGTGGCGGCCGCTGCCGGAGGAGAAGCGGGGGTTCACTCTGCGAATCAAGAAGGGGGACAAGCACCTCATCCTCAACTCCTACCTCGACTACATCACTGAGAAGGCCAACGATATCAGGAGAAAAAACCAGGAGAGGTTCCTGTACACCAACTCCCGCGGCGGATCTCTGGATTCCAGGGGCCACCCGTGGGAGTCGGTGCCGTTCAAGCATCCGAGCACGTTCGACACCTTGGCTATGGATCCCACCACAAAAAAGGAGATCATGGACGATCTCAGAGACTTTTCAAACGGCCAGACATTCTACCAGAAGACCGGCCGCGCCTGGAAGAGAGGTTACCTCCTGTACGGACCTCCCGGCACCGGGAAATCCAGTATGATCGCCGCCATGGCCAATTTTCTCGGCTACGACGTGTACGATTTGGAATTGACGGAGGTGCACACCAATTCCGAGCTGCGGAAGCTCCTGATGAAAACCAGTTCCAAATCGATAATCGTGATCGAGGACATCGACTGCTCCATCAACCTCGGCAACAGGAAGAAGAGCAATTCGGGCGGGAGGCAGGGCTACGACGGCACCCCCCATGAAATGCGCGGTGGAGGCGGCGCCGGCGCCGGCGAGGATGGTGTGAACTCGATCACGCTCTCCGGCCTCCTGAACTTCACTGACGGGCTGTGGTCGTGCTGCGGGAGCGAGAGGATTTTCGTGTTCACCACCAACCACATTGAGAAGCTCGACCCTGCATTGCTCCGGAGCGGCCGGATGGACATGCACATATTCATGAGCTACTGCACCTTCCCGGCATTGAAGATTCTGCTCCAGAATTACCTGGGGTTCAGCGAACCCGACATGGGGTtgcagataatggaggagataGAAGCGGTAATAGACAAAGCCCAGATGACTCCGGCGGATATCAGTGAAGTGCTGATAAAGAACCGGCGGCACAAAGACAAGGCCTTGAGCGAGCTGCTGGAGGCATTGAGGAACATGGCGGAGAGGAGGAAGAAGGAGAATTGGAGGAGTGCAAGGGAGAAGAACTCAACAGAAGTGGAAGAGGAAGAGCAGGAGAAGAGGGCTCTAGAGAATCCCAAACAAGGGTGTGATGAGGAGTTTGAGGAAAGCTgcaagaaagaagaagaagatgatgaagagaAGCTAAACTGA